A single genomic interval of Staphylococcus hyicus harbors:
- a CDS encoding MazG nucleotide pyrophosphohydrolase domain-containing protein, with the protein MTHHITIIGLGNYGLDDLPLGIYRFLQSQSKVYVRTIDHPVIAELQDIDIVSFDAVYEQYDSFEPVYEAITDQLLQHARTEDIVYAVPGHPRVAETTTQLLFQKAPQFDVVVDVRGGRSFIDDVFEAVKLDPNDGFTMLDATALKKETLNPRTTTLVTQVYSAMVAGDLKLTLMTRYPDDFEVHIVDGANQSGATRYTCPLYELDHEDVFTNLTSVIIPAITEDTALYGDFEFADQVIASLVDDETGCPWDKVQTHTSLKRYLLEETFELFEAIDNEDDWHMIEELGDILLQVLLHANIGQKQGYMETREIVASLSEKMIRRHPHIFGEGEADSVEDVKSIWQEQKAAEGKPPRVKFEKIFATHFLKLYDEIKNQDLSEEALKAYLERGGHHETR; encoded by the coding sequence ATGACACATCATATTACAATTATTGGTTTGGGTAATTACGGTTTAGACGACCTACCATTAGGTATTTATCGCTTTTTGCAAAGTCAATCCAAAGTATATGTGCGTACGATAGATCATCCAGTGATAGCAGAACTTCAAGATATAGATATCGTAAGCTTTGATGCCGTTTATGAACAATATGATTCATTCGAACCTGTGTATGAAGCGATTACAGATCAACTTTTACAACATGCTCGAACTGAAGATATTGTCTATGCGGTGCCAGGTCATCCACGTGTTGCAGAAACGACAACGCAATTGCTTTTTCAAAAAGCGCCACAATTTGATGTTGTGGTGGACGTGCGAGGGGGACGTAGTTTTATCGATGATGTGTTTGAAGCTGTAAAGTTGGATCCGAATGATGGGTTTACAATGTTAGATGCGACGGCACTTAAAAAAGAAACGTTAAATCCACGTACGACAACGCTCGTTACACAAGTGTACAGTGCTATGGTTGCAGGGGACTTAAAATTGACGCTGATGACCCGTTATCCTGATGACTTTGAAGTGCATATTGTGGATGGTGCGAACCAATCGGGGGCGACACGTTACACTTGTCCATTATATGAACTCGATCATGAGGATGTATTTACGAATCTTACGAGTGTAATCATTCCTGCAATTACCGAAGATACTGCGTTATACGGTGACTTTGAATTTGCAGATCAAGTGATTGCATCTTTAGTTGATGATGAAACAGGTTGCCCATGGGATAAAGTACAAACCCATACATCTCTTAAACGTTATTTACTTGAAGAAACATTTGAACTTTTTGAAGCTATTGACAATGAAGATGATTGGCACATGATAGAAGAGCTGGGTGATATATTACTACAAGTTCTATTACATGCCAATATAGGTCAAAAGCAAGGGTACATGGAAACGCGTGAAATAGTGGCGAGCCTTTCTGAAAAAATGATTCGTCGTCACCCACACATTTTTGGTGAGGGCGAAGCTGACAGTGTGGAAGATGTTAAATCAATTTGGCAAGAACAAAAAGCTGCAGAAGGTAAACCGCCGCGTGTGAAATTTGAAAAAATATTTGCGACCCATTTCTTAAAATTGTATGATGAAATCAAAAATCAAGACTTGTCAGAAGAAGCATTAAAAGCTTATTTAGAGCGAGGAGGGCATCATGAGACTCGATAA
- a CDS encoding FtsB family cell division protein, giving the protein MNDKVQNIGNQYTSQKNAKKRRHDQRKRIVKKRILVFGGILLAVIAVMLLLVFTQMKSNSDASNERQAKEEEYQKLQDKEIELKEQLNNLNDPSYIEKVARDEYYLSNDGEIIFKLPEDQPKENKKKK; this is encoded by the coding sequence ATGAATGATAAAGTTCAAAATATCGGCAATCAGTATACATCGCAAAAAAATGCTAAAAAACGCCGGCATGATCAACGTAAACGTATTGTGAAAAAGCGTATTTTAGTATTTGGTGGCATTTTGTTAGCCGTTATTGCAGTGATGTTATTATTGGTATTTACGCAAATGAAAAGCAATTCGGATGCTTCCAATGAACGTCAAGCTAAAGAAGAAGAATATCAAAAATTACAAGATAAAGAAATTGAACTCAAAGAGCAGCTTAACAATTTAAATGATCCATCCTATATCGAAAAAGTAGCGCGTGATGAGTATTATTTGAGTAACGACGGTGAAATCATCTTTAAGTTACCTGAAGACCAACCAAAAGAAAATAAAAAGAAAAAGTAA
- a CDS encoding RNA-binding S4 domain-containing protein, whose product MRLDKYLKVSRLIKRRTLAKEVSDQGRVKINGQTAKAGTDVKVDDAIEIQFGQKIVTIKVTGLSEHATKENAKGMYEILKEERID is encoded by the coding sequence ATGAGACTCGATAAATATTTAAAAGTATCACGTTTAATCAAGCGTCGCACATTAGCAAAAGAAGTGAGTGATCAAGGCCGTGTTAAAATCAATGGTCAAACCGCTAAAGCGGGTACAGATGTGAAAGTAGACGACGCGATAGAAATTCAATTTGGACAAAAAATCGTGACGATCAAAGTGACTGGTCTGAGCGAACATGCAACGAAAGAAAATGCTAAAGGGATGTATGAAATCTTAAAAGAGGAACGGATTGATTAG